TGTAGGGTACTTGAACCTGACGAGCCAGGATGATGTGCTCCCGGGTTTGCGGCATGGGTCCGTCTGCTGCTGAAACTACGAGGATTGCCCCGTCCATTTGGGCCGCCCCTGTGATCATGTTCTTGATGTAGTCGGCATGTCCCGGACAGTCCACGTGAGCGTAGTGCCGTTTTTCGGTTTCATATTCGACGTGGGCAATGGCAATGGTGATTCCCCGTTCCCGCTCCTCCGGCGCCTTGTCGATTTCTCCGTAAGAGGTGGCCTGGGCCAGGCCCTTTTTACTCAAACAGATGGTGATCGCCGAGGTCAGGGTCGTCTTGCCGTGGTCCACGTGCCCGATGGTCCCGATGTTT
This genomic stretch from Bacillota bacterium harbors:
- a CDS encoding GTP-binding protein, with protein sequence MAKKKFERTKPHVNIGTIGHVDHGKTTLTSAITICLSKKGLAQATSYGEIDKAPEERERGITIAIAHVEYETEKRHYAHVDCPGHADYIKNMITGAAQMDGAILVVSAADGPMPQTREHIILARQVQVPY